From the genome of Fusobacterium varium, one region includes:
- a CDS encoding ethanolamine utilization protein EutH: protein MSINNIIIYLMIFFMLVGAVDRLFGNRFGYGKKFEEGIMAIGTLSLAMLGIISLSPLIASALKPIITPLYKLIGADPAMFAGTILANDMGGYSLSIELALSQEAGLFGGLFLAATMGATLSFTIPVAMGIINKEDEKYLSKGIMAGISTIPFGCFFGGLIAGFNIKMLILNLIPTIIFTFLICTALLKYPKAVSKSFSLFSKVMFIAITIGLALQIIETLTGKVLVQGMIPALEAVKIICKIGMTLAGAFPMVYFITKVFKTPLIKLGKLFGINENSTAGIIACLAHNIPMYNILKDMDERGKLLNIAFSVSGAFVLGSHLGFTAGVDTALVFPVIAAKLIGGISAMFVANFIYNKDFKNSKKLN, encoded by the coding sequence ATGAGTATCAATAATATTATTATCTATTTAATGATATTTTTTATGTTGGTTGGTGCTGTTGATAGATTATTTGGCAACAGATTTGGATATGGAAAAAAATTTGAAGAAGGAATTATGGCTATTGGAACACTTTCTCTGGCCATGTTGGGAATAATTTCCCTTTCTCCTCTGATTGCTTCAGCTTTAAAACCAATTATTACACCATTGTATAAATTAATAGGTGCTGATCCAGCAATGTTTGCTGGAACTATTTTAGCCAATGATATGGGAGGATACTCTTTGAGTATAGAACTTGCTTTATCACAGGAAGCTGGGCTTTTTGGAGGGCTATTTCTGGCTGCTACTATGGGAGCTACACTTTCTTTTACTATTCCTGTTGCCATGGGAATAATAAATAAGGAAGATGAAAAATATCTGTCTAAAGGTATTATGGCTGGAATTTCCACTATTCCTTTTGGGTGCTTTTTTGGAGGGTTGATAGCAGGGTTCAATATTAAAATGCTTATACTGAATTTGATTCCCACTATTATTTTTACTTTCCTTATTTGCACAGCACTTCTTAAATACCCAAAAGCTGTTTCAAAATCATTTTCTCTTTTTTCTAAGGTAATGTTTATAGCAATAACAATAGGACTGGCATTGCAGATAATAGAAACTCTTACTGGAAAAGTACTGGTTCAGGGAATGATTCCTGCTCTTGAAGCAGTTAAAATAATATGTAAAATCGGAATGACTTTAGCAGGAGCTTTTCCAATGGTATATTTTATCACCAAGGTTTTCAAGACTCCATTAATTAAATTAGGAAAACTATTTGGAATAAATGAGAACTCCACTGCTGGAATTATTGCCTGTCTGGCTCATAATATTCCTATGTATAATATCTTAAAAGATATGGATGAAAGAGGAAAATTATTAAATATTGCCTTCTCTGTCAGTGGGGCTTTTGTACTGGGAAGCCATCTCGGATTTACTGCAGGAGTTGATACTGCTCTTGTGTTTCCTGTGATAGCTGCCAAGCTTATAGGTGGAATTTCAGCTATGTTCGTAGCAAATTTTATTTATAATAAAGATTTTAAAAATTCAAAAAAATTAAATTAA
- the pheC gene encoding Cyclohexadienyl dehydratase precursor: protein MKKIFISILLLLSCLSAYGKDKVEEIMKKGVIRIGTTGDYKPFTYLNGDKYEGYDIEVAKLIAKELGVKVEFIPTTWKTLISDLNEDKYDVAMGGITRTVKRQVEAQMSNPYLIFGKCYLVRKGEKEKYNSIEAVNKPSVKVGVNIGGTNEIFADEHLSKATIIRYKNNLDVPVAVEKGEVDVMVTENPEAITYEKINSKLEGALTEATLTKSQMGYMVHKDQQHLLNTINFILAELEVRGTIPELKNQYLK from the coding sequence ATGAAAAAAATTTTTATCAGCATTCTTCTTCTATTATCTTGTCTTAGTGCTTATGGAAAAGACAAAGTAGAAGAAATTATGAAAAAAGGTGTTATAAGAATTGGGACAACTGGGGATTATAAACCATTTACTTATCTCAACGGAGATAAATATGAAGGATATGATATTGAAGTTGCAAAACTTATAGCAAAAGAGTTAGGAGTAAAAGTTGAATTTATACCTACAACTTGGAAAACTCTTATATCAGATTTAAATGAAGATAAATATGATGTGGCTATGGGTGGTATAACAAGAACTGTCAAAAGACAGGTAGAAGCTCAAATGAGTAATCCTTATCTAATATTTGGTAAATGCTATCTAGTAAGAAAGGGAGAAAAGGAAAAATATAATTCTATTGAAGCTGTTAATAAACCAAGTGTCAAAGTTGGAGTAAATATTGGAGGAACTAATGAAATATTTGCTGATGAACACCTTTCTAAAGCTACAATAATTCGTTATAAAAATAACTTAGATGTTCCAGTTGCTGTAGAAAAAGGAGAAGTTGATGTTATGGTAACTGAAAATCCTGAAGCCATTACTTATGAAAAAATTAATTCTAAGTTGGAAGGGGCATTAACTGAAGCTACTCTTACTAAAAGTCAGATGGGATACATGGTTCACAAAGATCAGCAGCATCTTTTAAATACAATAAATTTTATTTTAGCAGAATTAGAAGTAAGAGGAACTATTCCTGAACTTAAAAATCAATATTTAAAATAA
- the ybhL gene encoding Inner membrane protein YbhL has product MNEYDLNEMRNEQGVYVNVETTNRFLRKVFLNMVVGVLITTIVPIYLFGFNARLLYAIMPYFKIIMFAEIALVFGLSLGINKMSSGTARMMFFLYSLMNGVLFSSLGFVFHPVSIFYTLGVALIMFIVIAAYGYTTKEDLSNYGKYLMTGLISIIIMSLINFFLKAPILYWIGTVLGIVIFSALIAYDVNRIKKIAFQMSNGDEEVMNKLGIIGALNLYLDFINLFLYLLRIFGKRRR; this is encoded by the coding sequence ATGAACGAATATGATTTAAATGAGATGCGTAACGAACAAGGGGTCTATGTCAATGTGGAAACAACTAATAGATTTCTTAGAAAAGTTTTTTTGAACATGGTAGTTGGAGTACTTATTACAACAATAGTTCCAATATACTTATTTGGTTTTAATGCAAGACTGCTATATGCTATAATGCCTTATTTCAAAATAATAATGTTTGCAGAGATAGCTCTTGTATTTGGTCTAAGTTTGGGAATCAATAAAATGTCTTCTGGGACTGCCAGAATGATGTTTTTCCTTTATTCATTGATGAATGGAGTGCTTTTCAGCAGTTTAGGATTTGTATTCCACCCTGTAAGTATATTCTATACTTTAGGTGTAGCTTTGATAATGTTTATAGTTATTGCAGCTTATGGATATACTACAAAGGAAGATCTCAGCAATTATGGAAAATATTTAATGACTGGGCTTATAAGTATAATTATAATGTCATTAATCAACTTCTTCCTTAAAGCTCCAATACTTTATTGGATTGGAACTGTTCTAGGAATAGTTATTTTCTCTGCTCTTATTGCCTATGATGTTAATAGAATCAAAAAAATAGCTTTTCAAATGTCAAATGGCGATGAAGAAGTTATGAATAAACTTGGAATAATTGGTGCTCTTAATCTTTATCTTGACTTTATAAATCTATTCCTATATCTTTTAAGAATATTTGGAAAAAGAAGAAGATAG
- the hup_8 gene encoding HCj has protein sequence MTKKEFVELYAKNGGFTKKEAERAVNLFLASVEDTLVKGDNITFVGWGKWEVKERAAREVRNPQTNKKMRIEAKKAVKFKVGKTLADKIK, from the coding sequence ATGACTAAAAAAGAATTTGTGGAATTGTATGCTAAGAATGGTGGGTTTACTAAAAAAGAAGCTGAAAGAGCAGTAAATTTATTCTTAGCTTCTGTTGAAGATACTCTTGTAAAAGGAGATAATATTACTTTTGTTGGTTGGGGAAAATGGGAAGTTAAAGAAAGAGCTGCAAGAGAAGTTAGAAATCCTCAAACTAATAAGAAAATGAGAATAGAAGCTAAAAAAGCTGTTAAGTTCAAAGTTGGAAAAACTCTAGCTGACAAAATAAAATAA
- a CDS encoding UDP-glucose 4-epimerase, whose product MKNILLMGGNQFVGKKLCEFLLNKKYKVYVLNRGTRPSPEKAEVLKCNRNIEKELIECLENLRVDCIIDISAYNPEQVSLIQRIMAGRYCQYILISSASIYNKMQNYPVKETDSTGANEIWGKYAEDKYLCEKITIENSKKLKFNYTIFRPFYIYGPENNLDRESYIFARLENNMPIFIPDKGEERIQFGYIDDLCEAVNFSLDNPHFFNQIFNISGDESITIKDYIKMCSLISGKQPLIYNIDLEKENLKARDWFPFRNKNLIGDISKIEKTGFRNKYSLKEGLKKTYIYLKENNKLEVPVLNDIESCFGRRLEKE is encoded by the coding sequence ATGAAAAATATTCTATTAATGGGTGGTAATCAATTTGTAGGAAAAAAATTATGTGAATTTCTGCTAAATAAAAAATATAAAGTATATGTTCTCAATAGGGGAACTAGACCCAGTCCTGAAAAGGCAGAAGTTTTAAAATGCAACAGGAATATAGAAAAAGAATTAATAGAATGTTTAGAAAATTTAAGAGTAGACTGCATAATTGATATATCAGCGTATAATCCAGAGCAGGTATCCCTTATTCAAAGAATAATGGCTGGAAGATATTGTCAATATATTTTAATAAGCAGTGCTTCTATTTATAATAAAATGCAGAATTACCCTGTAAAAGAAACTGACAGTACTGGAGCAAATGAAATATGGGGCAAGTATGCTGAAGATAAATATTTATGTGAAAAAATAACTATTGAAAATTCAAAAAAATTAAAATTTAATTATACTATATTCAGACCTTTTTATATTTATGGTCCTGAAAATAATTTAGACAGAGAAAGTTATATATTTGCAAGACTTGAAAATAATATGCCTATTTTCATTCCAGATAAGGGAGAAGAGAGAATTCAGTTTGGATATATAGATGATCTTTGTGAAGCTGTAAATTTTTCTTTAGACAACCCACACTTTTTTAATCAAATATTTAATATCTCTGGTGATGAAAGTATTACCATTAAAGATTATATTAAAATGTGCAGCCTGATATCTGGAAAACAACCATTAATATATAATATAGATTTAGAAAAAGAAAACTTAAAAGCGAGGGATTGGTTTCCATTTAGAAATAAGAATTTAATAGGAGATATATCAAAGATAGAGAAAACAGGATTTAGGAATAAATATTCGTTGAAAGAAGGGTTGAAAAAAACATATATATACTTAAAAGAAAATAATAAACTGGAAGTACCAGTACTTAATGATATTGAAAGCTGTTTTGGAAGAAGGCTAGAAAAAGAATAG
- the yxeP_8 gene encoding Uncharacterized hydrolase YxeP, which yields MKELLKKFRRELHQIPEVAFEEHKTAEYIREKLKEYGIPYEEITNEHYSTGTMVYFKGEEGCIAFRSDIDALPIKEDTGCEFASTNGRAHGCGHDGHAATLLTFAVWLKEQQDKGVKFKKSIVLIFQPGEEGKGGARYLSVHEKFLNKNIEAIFGMHLFPLLPEGTVSTKIGPLMAQTINLDIDIYGKGGHGAEPQNCIDTILITSKLIEAYQSVVSRNITPIEPMVLTIGSIHGGSARNIIPEKVSLLGTIRIFSKSMMAFIKERLENINKGFEMSYGVKIDFNFTPVYSPVINDENLYHVFREAVKDSNFVEAKPEMIAEDFSFYLDKVPGLFFFLGVRNEEKGYIYPLHNPKFNFDEEALLKGVETFQNIAYAMKAL from the coding sequence GTGAAAGAACTTCTTAAAAAATTCAGAAGAGAACTTCACCAGATACCAGAAGTAGCTTTTGAAGAACATAAAACAGCTGAATATATAAGAGAAAAACTTAAAGAATATGGAATCCCTTATGAAGAAATCACTAATGAACATTATTCTACAGGAACTATGGTTTATTTTAAGGGAGAAGAAGGGTGTATTGCTTTTAGAAGTGATATAGATGCTCTGCCTATAAAAGAAGATACTGGTTGTGAATTTGCTTCTACAAATGGACGTGCACATGGGTGTGGTCATGATGGTCATGCTGCAACTCTACTTACATTTGCAGTTTGGTTAAAGGAACAGCAGGACAAGGGAGTAAAATTTAAAAAATCAATTGTTCTTATATTTCAACCTGGAGAAGAGGGGAAAGGTGGAGCAAGATATCTTTCTGTCCATGAAAAATTTCTAAATAAAAATATAGAAGCTATATTTGGAATGCATTTATTCCCTTTGCTTCCTGAAGGAACAGTATCTACAAAGATTGGTCCTCTTATGGCACAGACTATAAATCTTGATATAGATATTTATGGTAAGGGAGGACATGGAGCTGAACCACAAAATTGTATTGATACTATTCTCATAACTTCTAAACTTATAGAAGCATATCAAAGTGTTGTATCAAGAAATATAACTCCTATTGAACCTATGGTGCTTACTATTGGTTCTATTCATGGAGGAAGTGCAAGAAATATAATTCCGGAAAAAGTTTCCCTGCTTGGAACTATAAGAATATTTTCTAAATCAATGATGGCATTTATCAAAGAAAGACTGGAAAATATCAATAAGGGATTTGAGATGTCTTATGGGGTCAAAATAGATTTCAATTTCACTCCTGTATATTCTCCTGTCATCAATGATGAAAACCTTTATCATGTATTTAGAGAAGCTGTGAAAGATAGTAATTTTGTTGAAGCAAAACCAGAAATGATTGCTGAAGATTTTTCATTCTATCTTGATAAAGTACCAGGACTATTTTTCTTCCTAGGTGTAAGAAATGAAGAGAAAGGATATATCTATCCACTTCATAATCCTAAATTTAATTTTGATGAAGAGGCACTGTTAAAAGGTGTTGAAACTTTCCAAAATATAGCTTATGCTATGAAGGCTTTATAA
- a CDS encoding Protein involved in cell division has product MLNKLEKIYELKKELDKKRPLSQSELKRIKENYIIKNTYNSNAIEGNTLTEIETKVIIETGITIAKKTLREHLEVKNHAEALLFIEELKDRKLSEYDIKSIHSIILSGIDRINAGKYRDANVQIGGASHDVAPSHLISQEIYALLSWYNESPITINKIIEFTCRFINIHPFIDGNGRTSRLLTNLELLKLGYPPITILTVDRLEYYQALDKSYYEDYSLAYDFFYNCIIETLEEYISYTK; this is encoded by the coding sequence ATGTTAAATAAATTAGAAAAAATCTATGAATTAAAAAAAGAATTAGATAAAAAAAGACCTCTTTCACAAAGTGAGCTCAAAAGAATTAAAGAAAATTATATAATAAAAAATACATATAATTCAAATGCTATTGAGGGAAATACACTTACAGAAATAGAAACAAAAGTTATAATAGAAACTGGTATTACTATTGCTAAAAAAACTTTAAGAGAGCATTTAGAAGTTAAAAATCATGCTGAAGCTCTTTTATTTATTGAAGAATTAAAAGATAGAAAGTTATCAGAATATGATATTAAATCAATTCATTCTATAATTTTAAGTGGAATTGACAGAATTAATGCTGGAAAATATAGAGACGCAAATGTACAAATAGGTGGGGCCTCTCATGATGTCGCTCCTTCTCATTTAATTTCTCAGGAAATATATGCACTTCTCAGCTGGTATAATGAAAGTCCCATTACAATAAATAAAATTATAGAATTTACTTGTCGTTTTATTAATATACACCCATTTATAGATGGTAATGGTAGAACTTCTAGACTTTTAACTAATTTAGAACTTTTAAAACTTGGTTATCCTCCAATTACTATTTTAACAGTGGACAGATTAGAGTATTACCAAGCTCTTGACAAAAGTTACTATGAAGACTATTCATTGGCTTATGATTTCTTTTATAATTGTATCATTGAAACTTTAGAAGAATATATAAGTTATACAAAATAA
- a CDS encoding glutamate synthase subunit beta has protein sequence MRININNIIIPLDKNQDREILKELEKKGIKKDNIEMLRWNKRSIDSRKKNDIKFIYNIEVLLKKEIDISALTNVLPVKEKEKVRREPLFKNKEVAVIGAGPAGLFSALRLAEYGYIPLVFERGEEVDKRDITNNKFISDSILNPESNVQFGEGGAGTYSDGKLNTRIKSEYIDKVFKEFVDCGAQEEILWDYKPHIGTDILKIVVKNIREKIKSMGGKFYFNTKMENLLIKNNCVIGIEVLNKDGVKDIINTDSVILAIGHSSRDTYRMLHKNGVYLENKPFAVGARIEHLRSDIDKMQYGKYADHPLLGAATYSVTYNNKKENRGVFSFCMCPGGVVVNAASEKGKTLVNGMSYSKRDGRFSNSAIVVGIKENEFGDELFSGMKFQEKLERKTYEIANNYGAAYQNVIDFMNGKMTNSSIESSYEMKMNSYDLNNLFPKFINDNMKAAFQQWGKNTYFISRNVNLIAPETRTSAPVKITRDIKGQSVNINGLYPVGEGAGYAGGIVSAAVDGLKIVDFSFSKIII, from the coding sequence ATGAGAATAAATATTAACAATATAATAATTCCGTTGGATAAAAATCAGGATAGAGAAATATTAAAAGAACTTGAAAAAAAAGGTATAAAAAAAGATAATATTGAAATGCTGAGATGGAACAAAAGATCCATTGATAGCCGTAAAAAAAATGACATAAAATTTATTTATAATATAGAAGTTTTGTTAAAAAAAGAAATAGATATATCTGCATTGACTAATGTTCTTCCAGTAAAAGAAAAGGAAAAAGTAAGAAGAGAGCCTTTATTTAAAAATAAAGAAGTAGCAGTGATAGGAGCAGGTCCAGCAGGGTTGTTTTCTGCATTAAGACTTGCTGAGTATGGATATATTCCTCTTGTCTTTGAGAGAGGAGAAGAGGTAGATAAAAGGGATATAACAAACAATAAATTTATATCAGATTCTATTCTTAATCCAGAATCAAATGTACAATTTGGTGAAGGAGGGGCAGGAACATATTCTGATGGAAAGCTTAACACGAGAATAAAAAGTGAATATATAGATAAAGTATTTAAAGAGTTTGTTGATTGTGGAGCTCAGGAAGAAATATTATGGGATTATAAACCACATATTGGAACTGATATATTGAAAATTGTAGTAAAAAATATTAGAGAGAAAATAAAAAGTATGGGTGGAAAATTTTATTTCAACACTAAAATGGAAAATCTTCTTATAAAAAATAATTGCGTTATAGGAATTGAAGTTTTAAATAAAGATGGAGTAAAAGATATTATTAATACAGATTCTGTAATATTGGCAATAGGTCATTCATCAAGAGATACTTACAGAATGCTTCATAAAAATGGAGTTTATTTAGAAAACAAGCCTTTTGCAGTAGGAGCAAGAATAGAGCATTTAAGAAGTGACATAGATAAAATGCAGTATGGAAAATATGCTGACCACCCTTTATTAGGTGCAGCTACATATAGTGTTACATATAACAACAAGAAGGAAAACAGAGGAGTATTTTCATTTTGTATGTGCCCTGGAGGAGTTGTAGTCAATGCTGCATCAGAAAAAGGAAAAACTCTAGTAAATGGTATGAGTTACTCTAAAAGAGATGGTAGATTTTCTAATTCTGCCATTGTAGTAGGTATAAAAGAAAATGAATTTGGAGATGAACTTTTTTCTGGTATGAAATTTCAGGAAAAGCTGGAAAGAAAAACTTATGAAATAGCAAATAATTATGGAGCTGCTTATCAAAATGTTATAGACTTTATGAATGGAAAGATGACTAACAGCTCTATAGAAAGCAGTTATGAGATGAAAATGAATTCTTATGATTTGAACAATTTGTTTCCTAAATTTATAAATGATAATATGAAAGCAGCCTTTCAACAATGGGGGAAAAATACTTATTTTATATCCAGAAATGTAAATCTTATAGCTCCTGAAACAAGGACTTCTGCTCCAGTTAAAATAACAAGAGATATAAAGGGACAATCAGTTAATATAAATGGATTGTATCCTGTAGGAGAAGGAGCCGGATATGCAGGTGGAATAGTAAGTGCAGCAGTAGATGGTTTGAAAATAGTAGATTTTAGTTTCAGTAAAATTATTATTTAA
- a CDS encoding RlpA-like protein precursor, whose protein sequence is MLKKLLIIALLISQTACGKVASWYGKGFEGRSTASGYIFDSRQYTCASNAYDFGTVLKVTNKANNKSVVVVVTDRGSFKKKYGRDIDLSHAAFVKIANPNEGLIKVSIKVLNDKNTFKYKHGSPVFNAREYNKYVKK, encoded by the coding sequence ATGTTGAAGAAACTTCTTATTATAGCATTATTGATATCTCAAACAGCTTGTGGGAAAGTAGCCAGCTGGTATGGTAAAGGATTTGAGGGAAGAAGTACTGCAAGTGGATATATATTTGATTCTAGACAGTATACTTGTGCATCTAATGCTTATGATTTTGGAACTGTGTTAAAGGTAACTAATAAGGCAAATAATAAATCAGTTGTGGTAGTAGTGACTGATAGAGGCTCTTTTAAGAAGAAATATGGACGTGATATTGATTTAAGCCATGCTGCTTTTGTGAAAATAGCTAATCCAAATGAAGGACTGATTAAAGTAAGCATAAAAGTTTTAAATGATAAAAATACCTTTAAATATAAGCATGGAAGTCCTGTTTTCAATGCCAGAGAATACAATAAGTATGTTAAAAAATAA
- a CDS encoding site-specific tyrosine recombinase XerC — protein sequence MKTRALKFDELETVFLFIKSGVRKNGIMVRANPQVHLICLIQLNTGLRIGDVLSLRVNDFVDGRLSIREQKTGKIQNRKINYEIVKIVEGYCRKRFLSRNDNIFDISVRWVQKILKKISICASIEGLSTHSFRKTYAHIQYTNNKFNIELVRRLLNHSSVSVTQKYLGITDNDVNTASEGFKVIF from the coding sequence ATGAAAACTAGAGCCTTAAAATTTGATGAATTGGAAACAGTTTTTTTATTTATAAAAAGTGGAGTAAGAAAAAATGGGATAATGGTAAGAGCTAATCCACAAGTTCATTTGATTTGTCTAATTCAATTAAATACAGGACTCAGAATAGGAGATGTGCTGAGCTTAAGAGTAAACGATTTTGTTGATGGAAGATTATCAATACGGGAACAAAAAACTGGAAAGATACAAAATAGAAAAATTAACTATGAAATTGTAAAAATAGTTGAAGGTTATTGTAGAAAACGTTTTCTAAGCAGGAATGATAATATTTTTGATATATCTGTAAGATGGGTACAGAAAATATTAAAAAAAATTTCTATATGTGCTTCTATAGAAGGACTTTCTACACATAGTTTCAGAAAAACTTATGCCCATATTCAATATACAAATAATAAATTTAATATAGAATTAGTAAGGCGTTTGCTTAATCATTCTTCCGTATCTGTCACACAGAAATATCTGGGAATAACCGATAATGACGTGAATACTGCCTCTGAAGGTTTTAAAGTAATTTTTTAA
- the pyrC_1 gene encoding Dihydroorotase, translated as MIIIKNGILLDVEKSKSEKMDISIENGKITAIKKNIKPKKDDEVIDATDKIIAPGFIDAHCHLGLMGDSVGFENDDVNEKSEPITPQLRAIDGIDPMDRVFTEAYQGGITSVATGPGSANVIGGQFAAIKTFGKRIDKMIIKAPIAMKCAFGENPKRFYGTKGKMPTTRMGIASMLRETLQKAQEYMLKLEAAGNDITKKPQYDAKLEALIPVLKKEIPLKAHAHKANDIFTAIRIAKEFDVKMTLDHSTDARCIVDELAEEKYPMIVGPSLGHRTKVELINKSFKTAGILNKAGIKISITTDSPVIPLQHLPICAALAVKDGLDKWEALKAISINPAEILGLEDRIGSIKVGKDADIVIWSADPLQIDAKVECTIINGKVVFNGEEEE; from the coding sequence ATGATTATAATAAAAAACGGTATTTTACTTGATGTTGAGAAATCTAAAAGTGAAAAAATGGATATTTCAATAGAGAATGGTAAAATTACTGCAATCAAAAAAAATATTAAACCTAAGAAAGATGATGAAGTTATTGATGCTACTGATAAAATAATAGCACCTGGATTTATTGATGCTCACTGTCATTTAGGGCTTATGGGGGACAGCGTTGGTTTTGAAAATGATGATGTTAATGAAAAGTCTGAGCCAATAACTCCTCAATTAAGAGCAATAGATGGAATTGATCCTATGGACAGAGTATTTACAGAAGCTTATCAAGGGGGAATAACTTCAGTAGCTACTGGACCAGGAAGTGCCAATGTAATTGGAGGACAGTTTGCTGCTATAAAAACTTTTGGAAAAAGAATAGATAAAATGATAATAAAAGCTCCTATAGCTATGAAATGTGCTTTTGGAGAAAATCCGAAGAGATTCTATGGAACAAAAGGAAAAATGCCTACTACAAGAATGGGTATTGCCAGTATGCTTAGAGAAACTCTTCAAAAAGCACAAGAATATATGTTGAAATTGGAAGCTGCTGGAAATGATATAACTAAGAAACCTCAGTATGATGCAAAATTAGAAGCATTAATTCCTGTTTTGAAAAAAGAAATTCCTTTAAAGGCTCATGCTCATAAAGCAAATGATATATTTACTGCTATAAGAATAGCGAAAGAATTTGATGTAAAAATGACTTTAGACCATTCAACTGATGCTAGATGTATAGTTGATGAATTAGCTGAAGAAAAATATCCTATGATAGTTGGACCTAGTTTAGGACATAGAACTAAAGTTGAACTTATAAATAAATCTTTTAAAACAGCTGGAATTCTTAATAAAGCTGGAATAAAAATCTCTATAACAACTGACAGTCCTGTTATTCCTCTTCAACATCTCCCAATTTGTGCTGCTCTTGCAGTAAAAGATGGTCTTGATAAATGGGAAGCTCTTAAAGCTATTTCTATAAACCCTGCTGAAATATTAGGGCTGGAAGATAGAATAGGATCTATTAAAGTTGGAAAAGATGCAGATATAGTTATATGGTCAGCTGATCCTCTTCAAATAGATGCAAAAGTTGAATGTACTATAATAAATGGAAAAGTAGTTTTCAATGGTGAGGAGGAAGAATAG
- the bdhA_1 gene encoding NADH-dependent butanol dehydrogenase A, translating to MKNFTYNVSTKILFGTGKVDELGNEVKKIGNKVLLVYGKGSIKKNGLYDKVIEVLKRAEVTIFELPNIDPNPRIECVYYGAEICKREGIELVLAIGGGSTIDCAKAIAAQSEYNGDVWEDLYVKNKMKQLTSALPVASVLTLAATGSEMNGNSVISNMKENRKLSIGSDLLRPVFSILDPIYTYSVNKYQTAAGTADIMSHIFEQYFSPDHDGFLQNRLMEGLLKTVIHFGPIAYNEPENYEARANLMWGSSLALNGLLTYGKISTDWATHGIEHELSAYHDITHGVGLAILTPVWMEYVLSDENVHRFEEYGRYVWNISGNDPMTIAKEAINKTREFFKSLNIPSTLREVGIKEENLERMADAAVAFGPLGTMKKLHKADVLEILKRAF from the coding sequence ATGAAAAATTTTACTTATAATGTAAGTACTAAAATACTTTTTGGTACTGGAAAAGTAGATGAACTTGGAAACGAAGTAAAGAAAATAGGAAATAAAGTATTGCTGGTATATGGTAAAGGAAGCATCAAGAAAAATGGACTTTATGACAAAGTTATAGAGGTTTTGAAAAGAGCAGAAGTTACTATATTTGAACTTCCAAACATTGACCCTAATCCTAGAATCGAATGTGTATATTATGGAGCTGAAATATGTAAAAGAGAAGGAATAGAACTTGTACTGGCTATAGGTGGTGGAAGTACTATAGACTGTGCAAAAGCCATAGCAGCCCAAAGCGAATATAACGGAGATGTATGGGAAGACCTTTATGTTAAAAATAAAATGAAGCAGTTAACTTCAGCTCTTCCAGTTGCCTCTGTATTAACATTAGCAGCTACTGGAAGCGAAATGAATGGTAATAGTGTAATTTCAAATATGAAAGAAAATAGAAAATTATCAATAGGAAGCGATCTTTTAAGACCTGTATTTTCTATACTTGATCCAATATATACTTATAGTGTAAATAAGTATCAGACAGCTGCAGGAACAGCTGATATAATGAGTCATATCTTTGAACAGTATTTTTCACCTGATCATGATGGTTTTTTACAAAATCGTTTAATGGAAGGGCTTCTAAAAACTGTAATACATTTTGGACCTATTGCATATAATGAGCCTGAAAATTATGAGGCCAGAGCAAATCTTATGTGGGGAAGTTCTTTAGCCTTGAACGGACTCCTTACTTATGGTAAAATATCTACAGATTGGGCAACTCATGGTATAGAACATGAGCTTAGCGCCTATCATGATATAACTCATGGTGTTGGACTTGCTATCCTTACTCCTGTATGGATGGAATATGTATTGTCAGATGAAAATGTTCATAGATTTGAAGAATATGGAAGATATGTATGGAATATTTCAGGAAATGACCCTATGACTATCGCAAAAGAAGCAATAAATAAGACAAGAGAATTTTTTAAATCTCTAAATATCCCAAGTACTTTAAGAGAGGTAGGAATAAAGGAAGAAAATCTTGAAAGAATGGCTGATGCAGCTGTTGCCTTTGGGCCTCTTGGAACAATGAAAAAACTTCATAAAGCTGATGTACTTGAGATTTTAAAAAGAGCTTTTTAA